GTCTTCGCAACTTTTTTGATATGGTGGAGCTTCTGAGGGGCATTAGTATAATCTGCACCGCGTATGATAGTTCTCCTGTTTTTAGAATCCCAGTTAAGAAAGAGGAGTCTTTCCAGTTCTCTTTTTGCTATCTTGAATTTGCGCCATTCAAGCAGAGATGTCTACCAAGTAGACTTGCAGTGAATAGATCACCTGCTCTATTGGTGATTGGTGAAAACGGTAGGTTGAATAGACTCAAGCCACTGATAATGTGCAGAATGACCAATCTATCATTCTGTGCAAGGCGAGATTGTTCTGCTTCTGTATGCTACTATAAGTCAGGTGTCACACTGGGAGAAGAAGTTAGTTTGCCAATATGGGATCAGGATGTCAGTTTCAATTTGAATGATTGTCTCCAGGAGCATCTGCCTCTCGTGACTCCTGTTATTCAAGAAGAACTTTGTGAGAATATTGGGCAAAGCCCCTCGTGCAGGAAGTTCAAGAGGCTATTTAAACTTTCAAAGGGGGGTTTGCACTACttagaggagaaggatgaagagcTGTTGTCAGGTAGACTCTTGGTCCTTAGCAGATCAAACAAAGTTAAAAGTGCTTTAGAATTGTTTGCTTCAATGGAAGCCTCTTCCCTTCACCCTAGTTCTCATGCGTGTAACTCTCTCCTATCAAGTCTGGCGCGCAATGGATTTCTTAAGGATGCCTTGCACATGTTTGAGATAATGAATAAGAAAGGAATTGCTACTGGTCACACTTTCAGTTTGATACTCAAAATTGTTGCTAGTGTTCAAGGTGCTAATGCTGCTTTAGGAATGTTCAATGAATTTGTAGAAGAAGGCAGATCAAGAAAATTTGATATCGTTGTTTACAATACAATGATAACAATCTGTGGGAAAGATAGAAACTTAATTGAGACTAAAAGGCTCTGGAGAATGCTCAAGCAGAATTCAGTTGGAAGTACCATGACAACTTATGAGTTATTGGTCAGCATTTTCGTGCAATGCGGACAGTTCGAACTAGCAGTTGATGCATACCATGAAATGATTCAGAGTGGAATAGAGCCAAATGAAAATATTCTAAGAGCAATTCTTTCTTCGTGCACCAAAGAGGGGAACTGGAACTTGGGTCTCAGTGTTTTCCAAAAGATTTTGGATAATGGTATCAGGCCAAATATTATTGCCTTTAACTCACTGATTAATTGCCTGGGGAAGGCTGGAAAAGCTGAACTTGCATTCAAGGTATATGATATGCTGAACTCAGTTGGGCATAGGCCTGATGGGTACACATGGAATGCACTCCTTTGTGCTTTGTATAAGTCTAACCGGCATGCTGATGCCATAAAATTGTTTGAGGGCATTAGGCAAGAACAAGATTTTGGCTTAAATGTTCACTTATATAACACTACTCTCATGTCTTGTCAAAAACTTGGTTTATGGGACCGCTCACTACAGATATTGTGGGAGATGGAAAACTGCGGAATTGAAATGTCTACTGTCTCTTATAACCATGCAATTTATGCTTGTGAGGTTGCAAGGAAGCCAAAAGTTGCACTGCAAGTTTATTGGCACATGATTGAACAGAAGCATACACCAGATATATTCACATACTTGTCATTGATAAGATCATGCATTTGGGGATCTCTTTGGAACGATTTAGAGGAAATAATGGAGGTATGCGCCAGTTTTACTTTGGACCATGGAAAGTACTTTGCTTATTGTTGGATTGTGAACATGCAAAAAGGATTTTTTGTATATCTTTTGATTGTTCTGTTCCTTGATTACATGGTTGTTCCTAATACCCAGAGTTTGCGACGttgcattataaatatttttagcgAGATCAATGCCCACATACCCATAGTTTGTGCAATAGACAGTTATTGTGATCAGTCAAAAACCTTAGTATTGGCCTTAAGCAGATGGGAGTGAAGAACgactttttttttaacttgagaGCAAAAATGAAGATCTGAAAACAAATTTGTATATTCctagatattagtattttattcTTGATAGAACTTAGTTTTATTAAGTATAATATTAATACCTTTATGATCTGCTAGGACTAGTTTATACATGTTTATTTAATTTGGGTCTTAATGTGATTAAATTAGTTTTTATTATAAGGTTATTTTGTTAAATAAATTACTCAGTTGGTGTGATATATTTGTTAGTTAAATCTTTACTTAAATcttcaatttaaaattattagagTTACATTATAATTTGTTACTTAAATCTTTCATTGTTAAaacataagaaaatttaataaaagcttcaacattaattttaataatgaaatattttctttggAGATTCTAGAATTAATTATCTAGGATAAAAGTTATTTCATAGATGGTGGTTAGTTATGGTCAGGGTTCTAAAATTTAATAGGCGCTAGTCGGGCGGCAGACCAGCGCCTAGGCCGCTTAGGCAGGGATTAGGCACAGCTAGACAGATTCCTCGGTATCCCTTGATTTATGTGGACATATGCAAATCTGAATGTTGTCAAGGTTATTATAGTCAATGGAGATCTAACTATGTCTTAAACTATCTCCTAAGATTACAAAAGTAAGTGCAAAATTCAGTGAATGACATGGATTAAATAAACAGTAAGTGCTAAAACAAGTTTTGCCAACATCAACTAGAATGAAATTTAAATGAATCATTCATTTAAATTTACAAGTAGTTCTCAAGCAGTTCACATTCATTTAAATTCACAAGCAGTTCACATTCATTTAAATTCCTCGGTATCCCTTGAATGACAGTGGGTTTATGAATGGCATGAGAATATGAGATTAAATAAACAAATGCAGTTCATAAATAGAATGCATTTTAGTAAGTGCTAAAACAGTAAGTGCTAGATTCAGTGAATGACATGGATCAACTAGAATGCCTTTCATCGTTGTCATATTaagtgaaagaaaaaataaaccgTAAGTGCTAAATTCACAAATGTAGTTCACAAGCAAACATCATTGTGAACTAGTAAGTGTCAAAATTCACAAATGCATTTCACAAAATTACATCATTGTGaaccactaagcaaaatataattgttgaaTAACATAAGTCATGccttaacaaaatgagttcaaaattacacaactaataatatattagtatctcatagactcatatttattttacttttttctCTTTAATTTTCAATAgcttgttcttcatcggacaaAAATTCAATATCATCATTAtgattctcttcttcttcaaatgcaaaatcatcttcatgaagttctctcactctagaacTTCTTCAGGGTTGTAGATTTTTATTTGCTCCACTTGCTTTATCAATcatttgccaagtgagcccgAACCCTAGTTTAACTTCATCATCACCACCAAGGATTGCAGTGTCGTTTCGTGCCGGGCGGCACGGACGATTTTTACCGTTCCGTCACCTGGCCGAAACTGCCACACGACACCCAGCAATTTCGGCGCATGTATCGCGCGGGGGTGGGCTGTGCTTTTGGAGCGTGATACGCGCATTGATGTGCGCCAGCACAAGCGATATTCGTCGGACAGAAGGAATCGAATCGATTCCTTCTGCCGCGCGATCGATTACAGAAGGAATCGATTCCTTCTGTAATCGATCACGCGACAGAAGGAATCGATTCGATTCCTTCTGTCGCGCGAAAAAACCCTATAAAACGTACCGTTAGCAGCAGCGAGGCGAGGCGAGCACCAGCGGCGAGATTGCTCCCAGCGGCGAGATCGGGTGCGCCTCGTGCGTGCCcgagagattttattttgatttggaaAATAAATTGTAATTTAGATTTATAACAATTCCTAAGGTAGGCGtgatattccaaacagacttttatatatcctaattaaattttcttaataaaaattaaaatatataaaaatatatttaaaaatttaaatttaattaatattctgaaaaattaatttttaatgttttaaattgtatttaaaaattttaaaaaatatatataagaaatctgtttaaaatttaaaaaaaattataaaaattcagatatatattataatatttttttaatttaaaatttaatttagttttttttaaaaataataaaaattcagatttatattctaatattctaaaaaaaattctaaaaaaactaataaattaaatttatattttgatatttttattattttatatttttaaaataataattaattaattaattaatttgtataattattatatataaaataacatcttgatgctaatttatatatttattatagatagtattttttatcttagaattaatttcaaatttggaTCCATGAATATTAACTTTTGTACTTTTGTAATATGTTTAGAaatattacaagtcttttattttaaaaatcttgataAAGGTATGTTGTCATATTTATGATTCCTTATAAAACACTATTAATCTTGTGCAATTTTGATCAATCTAAATTGAGAAAGATGAATAAATATTTttaggagattgtttcaaattTCAGAAGTTGATGTTTATAGTTTATATACTTAATTTGTAAATTTACAATGATAAATACATTTTTGACATTATAAAATGATGATCATTACCTAGAAATGTATATTATCCTTACTTTTTGTATAATGCATAGGTAATGATACCAAAACAAAAATCTCATGATCCAGCTTGGAGATGCGATATGATTGGATGCGGCGGCGGGGTCACACGCCTAAAACAACATCTTGCTGGTGGATATCCGGATGTTTTAATTGTCCAAAAGTTTCTCAAGAAGTTCGTCGTGCAATGAAAGAGGAACTTGATGGCAAAAAGA
The genomic region above belongs to Zingiber officinale cultivar Zhangliang chromosome 11A, Zo_v1.1, whole genome shotgun sequence and contains:
- the LOC122031000 gene encoding pentatricopeptide repeat-containing protein At3g29290-like, which translates into the protein MVELLRGISIICTAYDSSPVFRIPVKKEESFQFSFCYLEFAPFKQRCLPSRLAVNRSPALLVIGENGRLNRLKPLIMCRMTNLSFCARRDCSASVCYYKSGVTLGEEVSLPIWDQDVSFNLNDCLQEHLPLVTPVIQEELCENIGQSPSCRKFKRLFKLSKGGLHYLEEKDEELLSGRLLVLSRSNKVKSALELFASMEASSLHPSSHACNSLLSSLARNGFLKDALHMFEIMNKKGIATGHTFSLILKIVASVQGANAALGMFNEFVEEGRSRKFDIVVYNTMITICGKDRNLIETKRLWRMLKQNSVGSTMTTYELLVSIFVQCGQFELAVDAYHEMIQSGIEPNENILRAILSSCTKEGNWNLGLSVFQKILDNGIRPNIIAFNSLINCLGKAGKAELAFKVYDMLNSVGHRPDGYTWNALLCALYKSNRHADAIKLFEGIRQEQDFGLNVHLYNTTLMSCQKLGLWDRSLQILWEMENCGIEMSTVSYNHAIYACEVARKPKVALQVYWHMIEQKHTPDIFTYLSLIRSCIWGSLWNDLEEIMESVSPNSSIYNALVHGLCLRGKISVAIKLYKKMRSIGLKPDGKTRALMLQHLPNDRVDENLREIVTEFLLITTSYPGLIVAP